A genomic window from Streptomyces mirabilis includes:
- a CDS encoding ABC transporter substrate-binding protein, which produces MNRRTLLGGLFAAASVPALAACSSGITSLDSSGGGSGGGSGSSAGGLTIGTANFSENQILGYLYAGVLGAAGIKTKVRPNLGSREIVVPALEGGDIDLLPEYQGSLLLYLDDKATDTEAGAMQNTLTTVLPSGLEVLPYAAAEDRDSFAVTKETAAKYGLTSLADLRKANGELVLGAAAEMKKRVVGVVGLKDRYGVEFKEFKSLDSSGPLVKGALKKGDIDVANVFTTDVDVIENGWVVLTDPLNLIPSQHVVPLIASRKADAKVRKALATLGNVLTSEELTKLNRLVDKEKKDPDAVANTWLKTKKLA; this is translated from the coding sequence ATGAACCGTAGGACTCTGCTCGGCGGCCTCTTCGCCGCGGCCTCCGTCCCCGCCCTGGCCGCCTGCAGCAGCGGCATCACCTCGCTCGACAGTTCCGGCGGCGGCAGCGGTGGCGGCTCCGGATCGAGCGCCGGCGGGCTGACCATCGGCACCGCCAACTTCAGCGAGAACCAGATCCTCGGCTACCTGTACGCGGGTGTCCTGGGCGCCGCGGGCATCAAGACGAAGGTCCGCCCCAACCTCGGCTCACGCGAGATCGTCGTGCCCGCGCTGGAGGGCGGCGACATCGACCTCCTCCCCGAATACCAGGGCAGCCTGCTCCTGTACCTGGACGACAAGGCCACGGACACCGAGGCCGGGGCGATGCAGAACACGCTGACGACCGTGCTCCCCAGCGGCCTCGAGGTCCTCCCCTACGCGGCGGCCGAGGACCGCGACAGCTTCGCCGTCACCAAGGAGACGGCGGCCAAGTACGGTCTGACCTCGCTCGCCGACCTGCGCAAGGCCAACGGCGAACTGGTCCTGGGTGCCGCCGCCGAGATGAAGAAGCGGGTCGTCGGTGTCGTGGGCCTCAAGGACCGCTACGGGGTGGAGTTCAAGGAGTTCAAGTCCCTCGACTCCTCGGGCCCGCTGGTCAAGGGCGCACTGAAGAAGGGCGACATCGACGTCGCCAACGTCTTCACCACGGACGTGGACGTCATCGAGAACGGCTGGGTCGTCCTCACCGACCCCCTCAACCTGATCCCCTCCCAGCACGTCGTCCCCCTCATCGCCTCCCGCAAGGCCGACGCGAAGGTCCGCAAGGCCCTGGCCACCCTCGGCAACGTCCTCACCTCCGAGGAACTGACCAAGCTCAACCGCCTGGTGGACAAGGAGAAGAAGGACCCGGACGCGGTCGCCAACACCTGGCTGAAGACCAAGAAGCTGGCGTGA
- a CDS encoding LacI family DNA-binding transcriptional regulator: MARPNKRTTLREVAEATGLSTAAVSYALRGKHVSKETEERVRKAAAELGYEADPIARALASGRTSMVGVLAGDLQDLWQQQLMAAIGRELLAGDRYALILDAGGDPDRELKLAKQLRDQRVDALLVSPVNPAAEEWAAIADALPVVAVGDSLSTARTAGQVIFDNRAGIDSVLEYLYGLGHRRVTVLTPTRPSTPDRPADVYVREAAERLGLRAELVPCPQELGEATVVARRLLDGPRPATAVFCFSDSLAYGVYAAAAEASLSVGRDVSVVGFDDHPVSRVLTPPLTTVDWGLPEIAAEAARLTVAAIEGKRVRKKRILCAPRMSERGSAVRV; encoded by the coding sequence ATGGCCAGGCCCAATAAGCGCACCACCCTCCGGGAGGTGGCCGAGGCCACTGGTCTCTCCACCGCCGCCGTCTCCTACGCCCTGCGTGGCAAGCACGTCTCGAAGGAGACCGAGGAACGGGTGCGCAAGGCCGCCGCCGAGCTCGGCTACGAGGCCGACCCCATCGCCCGCGCCCTCGCCAGCGGGCGCACCAGCATGGTCGGTGTCCTCGCGGGCGACCTTCAGGATCTCTGGCAGCAGCAGCTGATGGCCGCCATCGGCCGGGAGCTGCTGGCCGGCGACCGCTACGCGCTGATCCTCGACGCGGGCGGTGACCCCGACCGTGAGCTGAAGCTCGCCAAGCAGCTGCGCGACCAGCGTGTCGACGCGTTGCTGGTGTCGCCGGTGAACCCCGCGGCCGAGGAGTGGGCGGCGATCGCCGACGCGTTGCCGGTGGTGGCCGTCGGGGACTCGCTCAGCACGGCCCGTACCGCCGGGCAGGTCATCTTCGACAACCGGGCCGGCATCGACTCCGTCCTGGAATATCTGTACGGGCTCGGCCACCGCCGGGTGACCGTGCTGACCCCGACCCGGCCGAGCACGCCCGACCGGCCCGCCGACGTGTACGTCCGCGAGGCCGCCGAACGGCTCGGGTTGCGTGCCGAACTGGTTCCGTGCCCGCAGGAGTTGGGCGAGGCCACGGTCGTCGCCCGGCGCCTCCTGGACGGGCCCCGGCCCGCGACCGCCGTCTTCTGCTTCTCCGACTCGCTGGCGTACGGGGTGTACGCCGCCGCCGCCGAGGCCTCGCTGTCCGTCGGCCGGGACGTCTCGGTGGTCGGCTTCGACGACCATCCCGTGTCCCGGGTCCTCACCCCGCCGCTGACCACGGTGGACTGGGGTCTCCCGGAGATCGCCGCGGAGGCGGCACGCCTGACCGTCGCGGCGATCGAGGGGAAACGGGTGCGGAAGAAGCGGATCCTGTGCGCGCCGAGGATGAGCGAACGGGGCTCAGCGGTCCGGGTATAG
- a CDS encoding amidohydrolase: MPTDVHQHIWPPAFVELLRARTAPPYLDGWTLHLAGEPPYEVDPADHDVAARTALAHADGLDLALVSLSSPLGIEHLPPAEAAPLLAAFHDGALALPAPFGVWASPCLSAPETAPGAVERELRRGCAGLQLPATALLDAAGWDFCAPLLDVLTRHDTPLFVHPGTAPPTPGTPPWWPALVPYVHQMHASWFAFRAFGRARHPRLRVCFAALAGLAPLHGERFAARGGGRGEVDFDAFYETSSYGTRAVDALVRAVGIDVVVSGSDRPYASPTVPDLGAAAAVHALRTVNPARLLKGATP, translated from the coding sequence GTGCCCACCGACGTCCACCAGCACATCTGGCCGCCCGCCTTCGTCGAGCTGCTGCGCGCCCGCACCGCACCGCCGTACCTCGACGGCTGGACCCTGCACCTGGCGGGCGAGCCGCCGTACGAGGTCGACCCGGCCGACCACGACGTCGCGGCCCGTACCGCACTCGCCCACGCCGACGGCCTGGACCTGGCCCTGGTCTCCCTCTCCAGCCCGCTCGGCATCGAGCACCTGCCGCCCGCCGAGGCCGCCCCGCTGCTCGCCGCCTTCCATGACGGCGCTCTCGCACTCCCGGCCCCCTTCGGCGTCTGGGCCTCGCCCTGCCTGTCGGCACCGGAGACAGCCCCGGGCGCGGTCGAGCGCGAACTCCGCCGGGGCTGCGCGGGCCTCCAGCTCCCCGCCACCGCCCTGCTGGACGCGGCCGGCTGGGACTTCTGCGCACCCCTCCTCGATGTCCTCACCCGCCACGACACGCCGCTGTTCGTCCACCCGGGCACGGCCCCGCCCACCCCGGGCACCCCGCCCTGGTGGCCCGCGCTGGTCCCCTACGTCCACCAGATGCACGCGTCCTGGTTCGCCTTCCGCGCCTTCGGCCGCGCCCGTCACCCACGCCTGCGCGTCTGTTTCGCCGCCCTCGCGGGACTCGCGCCGCTGCACGGCGAACGGTTCGCGGCGCGCGGCGGCGGGCGTGGCGAGGTCGACTTCGACGCCTTCTACGAGACCTCGTCGTACGGGACGCGTGCCGTGGACGCGCTCGTACGGGCCGTCGGCATCGACGTGGTCGTCAGCGGCAGTGACCGCCCCTACGCCTCGCCCACCGTCCCCGACCTCGGCGCGGCCGCCGCCGTCCACGCCCTGCGCACCGTCAACCCCGCCCGCCTCCTGAAGGGAGCCACCCCATGA
- a CDS encoding cysteine dioxygenase, with protein sequence MTYEALPDRTLDKRELQALVDDLATRPELWREQVAFSDEERHYASLYRDEYVDVWLLCWTRRNDTGWHDHDISSGAVGVVQGALTESNPRIGGSHLSVTVGAGESFCFGPEHIHRLTGATDDAVSIHAYSPPLWRLGQYDITEDGLMRRISVSYADELRPLDLPVDSSAA encoded by the coding sequence ATGACGTACGAGGCCCTGCCGGACCGCACGCTCGACAAGCGCGAGCTCCAGGCCCTCGTCGACGACCTCGCCACCCGCCCCGAACTCTGGCGCGAGCAGGTCGCGTTCTCCGACGAGGAGCGCCACTACGCGTCGCTGTACCGCGACGAGTACGTCGATGTCTGGCTGCTGTGCTGGACCCGGCGCAACGACACCGGCTGGCACGACCACGACATCTCCTCCGGCGCGGTCGGCGTCGTCCAGGGCGCGCTGACCGAGTCCAACCCGCGCATCGGCGGCAGCCACCTGTCCGTCACCGTCGGCGCGGGCGAGTCCTTCTGTTTCGGCCCCGAGCACATCCACCGCCTGACCGGCGCCACCGACGACGCGGTGTCGATCCACGCGTACTCGCCGCCGCTGTGGCGCCTGGGCCAGTACGACATCACCGAGGACGGCCTGATGCGCCGGATCTCCGTCTCGTACGCGGACGAGCTGCGACCCCTGGACCTCCCCGTGGACAGCTCGGCCGCCTGA
- a CDS encoding carbonic anhydrase, which yields MPPNRRAFLAATTASVLTTTASTPAVAAPRSRPATARAALDELLAGNRRYAAGQPRHPHEERARRHVLAAGQHPFAVVVGCIDSRVPPELVFDQGIGDLLCIRTAGQVLDEAVLASVQYGVEELGVPLVLVLGHERCGAVTATLEHLRTGEPAPGHLALLVDEITPAALRTRAVPGDWADHTVRAQAAWVRDAIRADPAFTAAHVAAARFDLDSSLVTLLP from the coding sequence ATGCCCCCGAACCGCAGGGCTTTTCTGGCGGCGACCACCGCCTCCGTACTCACCACCACCGCATCGACTCCCGCCGTCGCCGCTCCCCGCTCCCGGCCGGCGACCGCCCGCGCTGCGCTCGACGAACTCCTCGCGGGCAACCGGCGGTACGCCGCCGGGCAACCCCGTCATCCGCACGAGGAGCGCGCCCGGCGGCATGTCCTCGCCGCCGGGCAGCACCCGTTCGCGGTCGTCGTCGGCTGCATCGACTCCCGCGTCCCGCCCGAGCTGGTCTTCGACCAGGGGATCGGGGACCTGCTGTGCATAAGGACCGCCGGACAGGTGCTCGACGAGGCGGTCCTCGCATCCGTCCAGTACGGGGTGGAGGAGCTGGGCGTTCCCCTGGTGCTGGTGCTGGGGCACGAGCGCTGCGGGGCCGTCACGGCGACGCTCGAACACCTCCGTACGGGGGAACCCGCGCCCGGCCATCTCGCCCTCCTGGTGGACGAGATCACGCCCGCGGCGCTCCGTACCCGGGCGGTGCCCGGGGACTGGGCCGACCACACCGTACGGGCGCAGGCGGCCTGGGTCCGGGACGCGATCCGGGCGGACCCGGCCTTCACCGCGGCGCATGTGGCCGCCGCACGGTTCGACCTCGACTCCAGCCTGGTCACCCTCCTCCCCTAG
- a CDS encoding cystathionine beta-synthase, with translation MQFHDSMISLVGNTPLVRLNNVTAGIQATVLAKVEYFNPGGSVKDRIALRMIEAAEESGALKPGGTIVEPTSGNTGVGLAIVAQQKGYKCIFVCPDKVSTDKINVLRAYGAEVVVCPTAVDPEHPDSYYNVSDRLVRETPGAWKPDQYSNPNNPLSHYHSTGPELWEQTEGRITHFVAGVGTGGTISGTGRYLKDASDGKVKVVGADPEGSVYSGGSGRPYLVEGVGEDFWPTAYDRTVADEIVAVSDKDSFQMTRRLAKEEGLLVGGSCGMAVVAALRVAERLGPDDVVVVLLPDSGRGYLSKIFNDEWMADYGFLEDSGPSARVADVLNDKVSGAIPSLVHMHPDETVGEAIEVLREYGVSQMPIVKPGAGHPDVMAAEVVGSVVERELLDALFTQRASLQDPLEKHMSAPLPQVGSGEPVGDLMSVLGSADAAIVLVEGKPTGVVSRQDLLSFLAKGGAKQ, from the coding sequence GTGCAATTCCACGACTCGATGATCAGTCTCGTCGGCAACACCCCGCTGGTGAGGCTCAACAACGTGACCGCGGGTATCCAGGCGACCGTCCTGGCGAAGGTTGAGTACTTCAACCCCGGCGGGTCCGTGAAGGACCGCATCGCCCTGCGCATGATCGAGGCCGCGGAGGAGAGCGGCGCCCTCAAGCCCGGCGGCACGATCGTCGAGCCCACCAGCGGAAACACCGGGGTCGGGCTGGCCATCGTGGCCCAGCAGAAGGGCTACAAGTGCATCTTCGTCTGCCCCGACAAGGTGAGCACTGACAAGATCAACGTGCTGCGGGCGTACGGCGCCGAGGTCGTCGTCTGCCCCACGGCCGTCGACCCGGAGCACCCGGACTCGTACTACAACGTCTCCGACCGGCTGGTCCGCGAGACGCCCGGCGCCTGGAAGCCCGACCAGTACTCCAACCCGAACAACCCCCTCTCGCACTATCACTCCACCGGCCCCGAGCTGTGGGAGCAGACGGAGGGGAGGATCACCCATTTCGTGGCCGGCGTCGGCACCGGCGGCACGATCTCCGGGACCGGGCGCTATCTGAAGGACGCGAGCGACGGCAAGGTCAAGGTCGTCGGCGCCGACCCGGAGGGGTCCGTGTACTCCGGCGGGTCCGGGCGGCCGTACCTCGTCGAGGGCGTCGGTGAGGACTTCTGGCCGACGGCGTACGACCGTACGGTCGCGGACGAGATCGTGGCCGTGTCCGACAAGGACTCCTTCCAGATGACGCGGCGGCTCGCGAAGGAGGAGGGCCTGCTCGTCGGCGGCTCCTGCGGGATGGCCGTGGTCGCCGCGCTGCGGGTGGCCGAGCGGCTCGGACCCGACGACGTCGTGGTCGTGCTCCTCCCCGACAGCGGGCGCGGGTACCTCAGCAAGATCTTCAACGACGAGTGGATGGCCGACTACGGGTTCCTGGAGGACTCCGGCCCGAGCGCGCGCGTCGCGGACGTGCTCAACGACAAAGTGTCCGGCGCCATCCCCTCCCTCGTCCACATGCACCCGGACGAGACGGTCGGCGAGGCCATCGAGGTGCTGCGCGAGTACGGCGTTTCGCAGATGCCGATCGTCAAGCCGGGCGCCGGTCACCCGGACGTGATGGCCGCCGAGGTCGTCGGGTCCGTCGTCGAACGGGAGCTGCTCGACGCCCTGTTCACCCAGCGGGCCTCGTTGCAGGACCCGCTGGAGAAGCACATGTCGGCGCCGCTGCCGCAGGTCGGTTCCGGCGAACCGGTCGGCGACCTGATGTCCGTGCTCGGCAGCGCCGACGCGGCGATCGTGCTCGTCGAGGGCAAGCCCACCGGTGTCGTCAGCCGCCAGGACCTGCTGTCCTTCCTCGCCAAGGGCGGCGCCAAGCAGTAG
- a CDS encoding SGNH/GDSL hydrolase family protein, giving the protein MSSLSRARVARRIAAGAAYGGGGIGLVGAAAVGLVLAEVQLAKRHVGNGHAHAPRADGLYGYAYAVQDGPPLRLTMLGDSTAAGQGVHRARQTPGALLASGLAAVAERPVEMCNVALPGAQSDDLDRQVAIALADTSRVPDVCVIMIGANDVTHRMPPTRSVRHLSAAVRRLRTAGAEVVVGTCPDLGTVEQVQQPLRWLARRASRQLAAAQTIGTVEQGGRTVSLGDLLGPEFEANPRELFGPDNYHPSAEGYATAAMAVLPTVCAALGLWPADEERPDVSRREGFLPVARAAAEAASEPGTEVTAAMPTGPRGPWALLKRRRRRRVPATDPAPAPTPSA; this is encoded by the coding sequence ATGTCGAGCTTGTCGAGGGCGAGGGTGGCACGGCGGATCGCGGCGGGCGCGGCGTACGGCGGCGGCGGGATCGGGCTGGTGGGTGCCGCGGCGGTCGGGCTGGTGCTGGCCGAGGTGCAGCTGGCGAAGCGCCATGTGGGCAACGGGCACGCGCACGCGCCCCGCGCGGACGGTCTCTACGGGTACGCGTACGCCGTGCAGGACGGGCCGCCGCTGCGGCTGACCATGCTGGGTGACTCGACGGCGGCCGGGCAGGGCGTGCACCGGGCCCGCCAGACGCCCGGCGCGCTGCTGGCGTCCGGGCTCGCGGCGGTCGCCGAACGCCCCGTGGAGATGTGCAACGTCGCACTGCCCGGTGCCCAGTCCGACGACCTCGACCGGCAGGTCGCGATCGCCCTCGCGGACACCTCGCGGGTGCCGGACGTCTGCGTGATCATGATCGGCGCCAACGATGTCACCCACCGGATGCCCCCGACGCGGTCGGTCCGCCATCTGTCGGCCGCGGTGCGACGGCTGCGTACGGCGGGGGCGGAGGTGGTCGTCGGGACCTGCCCCGACCTGGGCACGGTGGAGCAGGTCCAGCAGCCGCTGCGCTGGCTGGCCCGCCGCGCCTCGCGCCAGCTCGCCGCCGCGCAGACCATCGGCACGGTCGAGCAGGGCGGCCGTACCGTCTCATTGGGCGACCTGCTGGGACCCGAGTTCGAGGCGAATCCGCGCGAGCTGTTCGGCCCCGACAACTACCACCCCTCGGCGGAGGGGTACGCGACGGCGGCGATGGCCGTCCTGCCCACCGTCTGCGCGGCGCTGGGCCTCTGGCCGGCCGATGAGGAACGCCCGGACGTCTCCCGTCGCGAGGGCTTCCTGCCGGTCGCGCGGGCCGCGGCGGAGGCGGCGTCCGAGCCGGGCACGGAGGTCACGGCCGCCATGCCCACGGGGCCGCGGGGCCCGTGGGCCCTCCTCAAGCGCCGCCGGCGCCGGCGTGTCCCCGCCACGGACCCGGCTCCCGCGCCGACGCCGTCCGCGTGA
- a CDS encoding acetyl-CoA C-acetyltransferase, which translates to MPEAVIVSTARSPIGRAFKGSLKDLRPDDLTATIIQAALAKVPELDPKDIDDLMLGCGLPGGEQGNNLGRIVAVQMGMDHLPGCTITRYCSSSLQTSRMALHAIKAGEGDVFISAGVELVSRFTKGNSDSLPDTRNPFFAEAEARTEAVAQSEGSTWHDPREDGLVPDAYIAMGQTAENLARIKGVTRQDMDEFGVRSQNLAEEAIKNGFWEREITPVTTPDGTVVGKDDGPRAGVTLEGVQGLKPVFRPDGMVTAGNCCPLNDGAAALVIMSDTKARELGLTPLARIVSTGVTGLSPEIMGLGPVEASKQALQRAGLTVDDIDLFEINEAFAAQVIPSYRDLNIPLDKLNVNGGAIAVGHPFGMTGARITGTLINSLQFHDKQFGLETMCVGGGQGMAMVIERLS; encoded by the coding sequence ATGCCCGAAGCCGTGATCGTCTCGACCGCCCGTTCTCCCATCGGCCGCGCTTTCAAGGGCTCCCTCAAGGATCTCCGCCCGGACGACCTCACCGCCACGATCATTCAGGCCGCCCTCGCCAAGGTCCCCGAGCTGGACCCCAAGGACATCGACGACCTGATGCTCGGCTGCGGCCTCCCCGGCGGCGAGCAGGGCAACAACCTCGGCCGCATCGTCGCCGTGCAGATGGGCATGGACCACCTCCCGGGCTGCACCATCACCCGTTACTGTTCCTCGTCCCTCCAGACGAGCCGCATGGCCCTGCACGCCATCAAGGCCGGCGAGGGCGACGTCTTCATCTCGGCCGGCGTCGAGCTGGTCTCCCGCTTCACCAAGGGCAACTCCGACTCCCTCCCCGACACGCGCAACCCCTTCTTCGCGGAGGCCGAGGCCCGCACCGAGGCCGTCGCCCAGTCCGAGGGCTCGACCTGGCACGACCCGCGCGAGGACGGCCTCGTCCCGGACGCCTACATCGCCATGGGCCAGACCGCCGAGAACCTCGCCCGCATCAAGGGCGTCACCCGCCAGGACATGGACGAGTTCGGCGTCCGCTCCCAGAACCTCGCCGAGGAGGCCATCAAGAACGGCTTCTGGGAGCGTGAGATCACCCCGGTCACCACCCCCGACGGCACGGTCGTCGGCAAGGACGACGGCCCGCGCGCGGGCGTGACGCTGGAGGGCGTCCAGGGCCTCAAGCCCGTCTTCCGCCCCGACGGCATGGTCACGGCCGGCAACTGCTGCCCCCTCAACGACGGCGCCGCCGCCCTCGTGATCATGTCCGACACGAAGGCCCGCGAGCTCGGCCTCACCCCGCTCGCCCGCATCGTGTCGACCGGCGTCACCGGCCTCTCCCCCGAGATCATGGGCCTCGGCCCGGTGGAGGCCAGCAAGCAGGCCCTCCAGCGCGCCGGCCTGACCGTCGACGACATCGACCTCTTCGAGATCAACGAGGCCTTCGCCGCCCAGGTGATCCCCTCCTACCGCGACCTGAACATCCCGCTGGACAAGCTGAACGTGAACGGCGGCGCCATCGCCGTCGGCCACCCCTTCGGCATGACCGGCGCCCGCATCACCGGCACGCTCATCAACTCCCTCCAGTTCCATGACAAGCAGTTCGGCCTGGAGACGATGTGCGTGGGCGGCGGCCAGGGCATGGCGATGGTCATCGAGCGCCTCAGCTAG
- a CDS encoding DUF4287 domain-containing protein — protein MSQVFSQETHRNLLARIPQCTGREVSDWLRTVDEGPALFRFEEKVSWLRAEHNLAYGHAKAIIHEYDLRRAARKLL, from the coding sequence ATGTCCCAAGTGTTCTCCCAGGAGACCCATCGCAATCTGCTCGCCCGCATTCCCCAATGCACCGGTCGTGAAGTGTCCGACTGGTTGCGCACCGTCGACGAAGGCCCCGCTCTCTTCCGCTTCGAGGAGAAGGTCAGCTGGCTCCGCGCCGAGCACAACCTCGCGTACGGCCACGCCAAGGCGATCATTCATGAGTACGACTTGAGGAGGGCCGCGCGCAAACTGCTCTGA
- a CDS encoding Bax inhibitor-1/YccA family protein: protein MRSSNPVFSRRGFSRDNGYAGFNAAPQAGGPAVGTQANPYAQGGNPYAQNPYAQQDLQQGAPPQAPVSTGRMTMDDVVMRSAMTLGIVTVGAILAWALLPVSSTSYGLAIGAALVAFVLAMVQSFKRTASPALILGYAAFEGVFLGVISEMYNSRWSGAPFQAVLGTMAVAGATLLVYKAGWIRVTARYARIGMAIAIAFVVVMAVNLLLVVFGVAGDGGLRSMGPLGAIVGILAILIGAFFLTLDFKQIEDGIAYGAPKEEAWLAAFGLTMTLVWIYVEMLRLVAIFSGDD from the coding sequence ATGAGGAGCAGCAACCCGGTCTTCTCGCGACGGGGGTTCAGCCGCGACAACGGCTACGCGGGATTCAACGCGGCGCCGCAGGCCGGGGGACCCGCTGTCGGCACGCAGGCCAATCCGTACGCGCAGGGTGGCAACCCCTACGCGCAGAACCCTTACGCCCAGCAGGACCTGCAGCAGGGTGCCCCGCCGCAGGCCCCGGTCTCCACCGGCCGGATGACGATGGACGACGTCGTCATGCGCTCGGCCATGACGCTCGGCATCGTCACCGTGGGCGCGATCCTCGCCTGGGCGCTGCTTCCGGTGTCCAGCACCAGCTACGGGCTCGCCATCGGCGCCGCGCTCGTCGCGTTCGTCCTCGCGATGGTGCAGTCCTTCAAGCGCACGGCCTCGCCCGCGCTGATCCTCGGTTACGCCGCCTTCGAGGGCGTCTTCCTCGGGGTCATCAGCGAGATGTACAACAGCCGGTGGAGCGGCGCGCCCTTCCAGGCCGTGCTCGGCACCATGGCGGTGGCCGGAGCGACCCTACTCGTCTACAAGGCGGGCTGGATCCGGGTGACCGCGCGGTACGCGCGCATCGGTATGGCCATCGCGATCGCCTTCGTGGTCGTCATGGCGGTCAACCTGCTGCTCGTCGTCTTCGGCGTTGCGGGCGACGGCGGACTGCGCAGCATGGGCCCGCTGGGCGCGATCGTCGGCATCCTGGCGATCCTGATCGGCGCGTTCTTCCTGACCCTCGACTTCAAGCAGATCGAGGACGGCATCGCGTACGGGGCGCCGAAGGAGGAGGCCTGGCTGGCCGCGTTCGGCCTGACCATGACCCTCGTGTGGATCTACGTCGAGATGCTGCGGCTGGTCGCCATCTTCAGCGGCGACGACTAG
- a CDS encoding 4-hydroxybenzoate 3-monooxygenase produces MRTTVGIIGAGPAGLLLARLLRNAGIDSVVLESRDRAYVEQRQRAGILEQGTVDVLRAAGAGGRMDREGLRHDGIELRFARERHRVDFPALTGGSSVMVYAQTEVCKDLIALQLKEGGPLLFGAEALAVEGPESERPRVRFRHEGREDVLECDYVVGCDGFWGVARRAIPAERSRVFERTYPFGWLGILADVPPSHGELVYARHDRGFALLSMRSPVVSRLYLQVPEGTDAGSWADEEIWDELERRLETADGWSLERGTITSKSVTPMRSHVHEPMRHGRLFLAGDAAHIVPPTGAKGLNLAVGDVVTFARALVHLEETGSAERLDAYSETCLRRVWQAERFSYDMTTLLHRAPDATPFEDRVQLARLRRIVTSRAAETDLAEGYTGFPLD; encoded by the coding sequence ATGCGTACCACCGTAGGAATCATCGGAGCCGGGCCGGCCGGCCTGCTGCTGGCGCGGTTGCTGCGCAACGCGGGGATCGACTCCGTCGTGCTGGAGAGCCGAGACCGGGCGTACGTCGAGCAGCGCCAACGCGCCGGGATCCTGGAGCAGGGGACGGTGGACGTGCTGCGGGCCGCCGGGGCCGGCGGGCGGATGGACCGGGAGGGGCTGCGGCACGACGGGATCGAGCTACGGTTCGCGCGGGAGCGGCACCGGGTCGACTTCCCCGCCCTGACCGGCGGCAGCTCCGTGATGGTGTACGCCCAGACGGAGGTGTGCAAGGACCTCATCGCGCTCCAGCTCAAGGAGGGTGGCCCGCTGCTCTTCGGGGCCGAGGCGCTGGCGGTGGAGGGGCCGGAGAGCGAGCGGCCGCGGGTCCGCTTCCGGCACGAGGGGCGCGAGGACGTGCTGGAGTGCGATTACGTCGTCGGCTGCGACGGGTTCTGGGGGGTGGCCCGGCGGGCGATACCCGCCGAGCGCTCCCGCGTATTCGAACGGACGTACCCCTTCGGCTGGCTCGGGATCCTCGCGGACGTGCCGCCCTCCCACGGCGAACTGGTCTACGCCCGCCACGACCGCGGCTTCGCCCTGCTCAGCATGCGCTCGCCCGTCGTCTCCCGGCTCTACCTCCAGGTGCCCGAGGGCACGGACGCCGGTTCGTGGGCGGACGAGGAGATCTGGGACGAGCTGGAGCGGCGCTTGGAGACCGCGGACGGATGGAGTCTGGAGCGCGGGACCATCACCTCCAAGTCCGTCACCCCGATGCGCAGTCACGTCCACGAGCCCATGCGGCACGGGCGGCTCTTCCTCGCCGGGGACGCCGCCCACATCGTTCCGCCGACCGGCGCCAAGGGACTCAACCTCGCCGTCGGCGACGTGGTGACGTTCGCCCGCGCGTTGGTCCACCTGGAGGAGACCGGATCGGCGGAACGTCTCGACGCGTACTCCGAGACCTGCCTGCGCCGCGTCTGGCAGGCCGAGCGGTTCTCGTACGACATGACCACCCTGCTGCACCGTGCCCCGGACGCGACCCCCTTCGAGGACCGCGTCCAGCTGGCCCGGCTGCGCCGGATCGTCACGTCACGGGCGGCGGAGACGGACCTGGCGGAGGGTTACACCGGGTTTCCCCTGGACTGA